A genomic stretch from Halorhodospira halophila SL1 includes:
- a CDS encoding metallophosphoesterase family protein produces the protein MPVRILAIGDLHLGRRPSRVPAAVDPAGRLTPAAAWAMCVERAVREGADAVVLAGDVVEDSDDLYEAFPDLRRGVERLADHNIPVAAVSGNHDGAVLPRLAESLPAFRLIGQGGTWEAIELAGVEILGWSFPGTTAPDSPLATPVPQRGGNQPRIGLLHCDRDQTGSRYAPVRSADLQAADSDAWLLGHIHRPDALAGPRPIGYLGSVLGLDPGEPGARGPWWIRVDGPGHIEAEHIPLAPLRWEPLTVNADGVEHADDLHPRVMAALDELHLALSRSGAEPQAVGCRLQITGRPSAGIAIEARLQETGLAELHEVRDGVHYFIEAVRMATEPALDLERLAQGSDPVGLLARRLLILRRDPGDRERAELIRRARPELEAVTRQRTYWGLEPSDLGEARIAEVLEQAARRALEHLLTQDRETAP, from the coding sequence GTGCCTGTACGCATCCTTGCCATCGGCGACCTGCACCTGGGGCGCCGCCCGAGCCGTGTCCCGGCGGCCGTGGACCCTGCCGGCCGTCTAACCCCTGCCGCTGCCTGGGCGATGTGCGTCGAGCGGGCCGTCCGCGAAGGCGCGGACGCCGTCGTGCTCGCCGGCGACGTGGTCGAGGACAGCGACGACCTCTACGAGGCATTCCCCGATCTGCGCCGCGGCGTGGAGCGGCTGGCCGACCACAACATCCCCGTTGCCGCCGTCTCCGGCAATCACGACGGTGCCGTCCTGCCCCGCCTGGCTGAGAGCCTCCCGGCCTTCCGACTGATCGGCCAGGGCGGCACCTGGGAGGCCATCGAGCTGGCCGGGGTCGAGATCCTCGGCTGGTCTTTCCCCGGTACCACCGCACCGGATAGCCCCCTCGCCACCCCCGTCCCGCAACGTGGCGGTAACCAGCCGCGCATCGGGCTGCTCCATTGCGATCGCGACCAGACCGGCAGCCGTTACGCCCCGGTGCGCTCGGCGGACCTGCAGGCAGCGGACAGCGATGCCTGGCTACTGGGGCACATCCACCGCCCGGACGCCCTGGCCGGACCGCGCCCCATCGGCTACCTGGGCAGCGTCCTCGGCCTCGACCCCGGAGAGCCAGGCGCCCGCGGCCCGTGGTGGATCCGGGTCGACGGCCCCGGGCACATCGAAGCCGAGCACATCCCGTTGGCCCCCCTGCGCTGGGAGCCCTTGACGGTCAACGCCGACGGGGTCGAGCACGCCGATGACCTCCACCCCCGGGTCATGGCAGCCCTGGACGAACTCCACCTGGCCCTGAGCCGCTCCGGCGCCGAGCCCCAGGCGGTCGGCTGCCGGCTGCAGATCACTGGGCGCCCATCAGCCGGAATCGCCATCGAAGCACGACTGCAGGAGACCGGACTGGCCGAACTCCACGAAGTCCGCGACGGCGTGCACTACTTCATCGAGGCCGTACGCATGGCGACGGAGCCGGCGCTCGACCTGGAGCGCCTAGCCCAGGGCAGCGACCCGGTCGGACTCCTGGCCCGGCGCCTGCTGATCCTGCGCCGCGACCCGGGGGACCGCGAGCGTGCCGAACTGATCCGCCGCGCCCGACCGGAACTCGAGGCCGTCACCCGCCAGCGCACCTACTGGGGCCTGGAGCCCTCGGACCTGGGCGAGGCCCGCATCGCCGAGGTCCTCGAACAGGCCGCCCGACGCGCCCTGGAACACCTTCTGACCCAGGACCGGGAGACCGCACCGTGA
- a CDS encoding SprT-like domain-containing protein, whose amino-acid sequence MPTSVAERARFVERETRTWWDRFGTTYPRLNRVATPKVEWLRRGSTAGRADLRRWVVAFNRPMLRRDDGFRIILPDTVVHELAHLAAFHLYDSRGHDAAWRGMMERMGVPPRRTHDLDVTGLPGVQRRWRYRCGCGEVQLSTTRHNRILRGTQIYRCARCHRQLERAED is encoded by the coding sequence ATGCCAACCTCGGTAGCCGAGCGCGCGCGGTTTGTGGAACGGGAAACCCGGACCTGGTGGGACCGGTTCGGGACCACCTACCCGCGGCTCAACCGGGTAGCCACCCCCAAGGTCGAGTGGCTGCGCCGCGGCTCGACTGCCGGGCGGGCCGACCTGCGCCGCTGGGTAGTCGCGTTCAACCGCCCCATGCTCCGGCGCGACGACGGGTTCCGCATCATTCTACCGGATACCGTGGTCCACGAGCTGGCCCACCTGGCCGCCTTCCACCTCTACGACAGCCGCGGCCACGACGCCGCCTGGCGCGGGATGATGGAGCGCATGGGCGTCCCGCCACGGCGCACTCACGACCTGGATGTCACCGGCCTGCCCGGCGTCCAGCGCCGCTGGCGCTACCGCTGCGGCTGCGGCGAGGTGCAGCTGAGCACCACCCGTCACAACCGCATCCTGCGCGGCACGCAGATCTACCGCTGCGCCCGCTGTCACCGGCAGCTCGAACGCGCCGAAGACTAG
- a CDS encoding ATP-dependent helicase, with the protein MALTPEQRQVIEHPGGHARVSAAAGSGKTATLVARVVELLRRGADSARIRVLMFNRSAREDFERRLAVAIREAGCQARVSVQTFHSAGYRLLQRLEAEGVVPRRRLESADWVARKLARTALEAALENRDEAEAVEDEAVDAFLAFVDVVKADTREAAVIHAEAPRLLGAALPGHYLEAFRRFEALRDDQNVRLLNDLIHEPVQALLADDALARRFRNHFDHVIIDEYQDVNEAQQQLIRCIAGDRAAVMVVGDPDQCVYQWRGARPEYIVRRFDEDFPGAASYTLPHTFRFGHAVALLGNHTVVRNRQRDGKLCLAAPRNPATEVRRCTDSDPELYRRILAEHRATGGRLSDVAVLVRLYSLAAPLELELLEAGVPLRLEGRAGLFQRREVRALLGYLRHAAGLLRDPLPDGAGPAELLTEMLMLPVAGLRRPEAQAVAQGYADARLPLIRSLSRAAEDLPRWKGRRLRQRVASLECLGAFHGDDPVADVLDEIVSELSLYEAIASGSPSAEAATDRSMMVDALRRFAASGGWGLTEFLERCDELIARSAQWQDAPPEQAVRVTSIHRAKGLEWPVVIVPGLAEGTFPYGVGEATAADLEAERRLFYVAVTRAQHRLYLVHPQDPRLERALRGGRAEQFDPHRAVASRFLAEAQPEHSIAAGAALHRGETPDKRLRTRVVGDYLAALQGHEVVTD; encoded by the coding sequence GTGGCTTTAACCCCCGAACAGCGGCAGGTCATCGAGCACCCGGGTGGGCACGCCCGGGTCAGTGCTGCGGCCGGTTCCGGCAAGACAGCGACCCTGGTCGCGCGGGTGGTGGAATTGCTGCGCCGCGGCGCCGATTCGGCGCGCATCCGGGTCCTGATGTTCAATCGCTCGGCCCGCGAAGATTTCGAGCGGCGATTGGCCGTAGCCATCCGGGAGGCCGGCTGCCAGGCCCGGGTTTCGGTACAGACATTCCACAGTGCCGGATATCGGCTGTTGCAGCGACTCGAGGCCGAGGGTGTGGTGCCGCGGCGGCGCTTGGAGAGCGCCGACTGGGTGGCCCGCAAGCTGGCCCGCACGGCGCTGGAGGCGGCGCTGGAGAACCGGGACGAGGCGGAGGCCGTGGAGGACGAGGCCGTCGACGCGTTCCTGGCCTTCGTCGACGTGGTCAAGGCGGACACCCGCGAGGCGGCCGTCATCCACGCCGAGGCGCCCCGCCTGCTGGGAGCGGCACTCCCCGGCCACTACCTGGAGGCGTTCCGCCGCTTCGAGGCGTTGCGCGATGATCAAAACGTGCGTCTGCTCAACGATCTGATCCACGAGCCGGTCCAGGCCCTGCTGGCGGATGATGCCCTGGCGCGGCGGTTCCGGAACCACTTCGACCACGTCATCATCGACGAGTATCAGGACGTTAACGAGGCTCAGCAGCAGCTGATCCGTTGCATCGCCGGTGACCGTGCCGCGGTGATGGTCGTCGGGGATCCGGATCAGTGCGTTTACCAGTGGCGGGGGGCGCGACCGGAGTACATCGTGCGCCGCTTCGACGAGGACTTCCCGGGGGCTGCCAGCTATACCCTGCCGCATACGTTCCGCTTCGGTCATGCGGTGGCGCTGCTGGGTAATCACACGGTGGTCCGCAATCGGCAGCGGGATGGCAAGCTGTGCCTGGCCGCGCCCCGGAATCCGGCCACTGAGGTTCGTCGCTGTACCGACAGCGATCCGGAACTCTATCGGCGCATCCTCGCCGAGCACCGCGCGACCGGAGGTCGGTTGTCCGATGTGGCGGTGCTGGTGCGCCTCTACAGTCTGGCCGCGCCGCTGGAGCTGGAACTCCTCGAGGCCGGCGTGCCATTGCGTCTCGAGGGGCGTGCGGGGCTGTTCCAGCGGCGGGAGGTTCGTGCGTTGCTCGGCTATCTGCGCCATGCCGCGGGGCTCCTGCGTGACCCCCTGCCGGACGGCGCTGGGCCGGCCGAGCTGCTGACCGAGATGCTGATGCTGCCGGTAGCCGGCCTGCGCCGGCCCGAGGCACAGGCGGTCGCTCAGGGGTACGCCGATGCACGGCTGCCGCTGATCCGCAGCCTGTCCCGGGCGGCCGAAGACCTGCCGCGCTGGAAGGGTCGACGGCTGCGCCAACGGGTGGCCTCGCTCGAGTGTCTGGGGGCGTTCCATGGCGACGATCCGGTGGCGGATGTGCTGGATGAGATCGTCTCGGAACTGTCGCTCTACGAGGCCATCGCCAGTGGCTCGCCCAGCGCCGAGGCAGCCACGGATCGCAGCATGATGGTCGATGCCCTGCGCCGTTTTGCTGCCAGCGGAGGATGGGGGCTGACCGAGTTCCTGGAGCGGTGCGACGAACTCATCGCCCGCTCGGCGCAATGGCAGGACGCCCCGCCGGAGCAGGCCGTGCGCGTGACCTCGATCCACCGGGCCAAGGGGCTGGAGTGGCCGGTCGTCATCGTGCCCGGTCTGGCCGAGGGTACCTTCCCCTACGGCGTCGGAGAGGCCACCGCGGCGGATCTGGAGGCAGAGCGCCGCCTGTTCTACGTGGCGGTGACCCGCGCGCAGCACCGGCTGTATCTGGTGCACCCGCAAGATCCGCGGCTGGAGCGGGCCCTGCGCGGTGGGCGGGCCGAGCAGTTTGATCCGCACCGGGCGGTGGCCTCGCGCTTTCTGGCCGAGGCGCAGCCGGAGCACTCGATCGCCGCCGGGGCGGCGCTGCATCGGGGCGAGACGCCCGACAAGCGGCTGCGCACCCGGGTGGTCGGCGACTACCTGGCCGCCTTGCAGGGCCACGAGGTCGTCACCGACTGA
- a CDS encoding sulfite exporter TauE/SafE family protein → MPLTPLELFLASLLVATGSLLQGALGFGLAIFAAPLLFLIDPAFIPGPVLFVAMVISAIILWRNRAGLAIGELGAAVVGRMPGMVAAFWLLAVASQWILSLILGMAVLLGVVVSLLPGDIRPTRNRLLGAGFLSGFMGTATSVGGPPMALLYQHARGPHIRANLGGYFLVGSVVSLLGMVLLGYFGHDELLLSLAVTPAALLGLLISGSILHWVDAGRIRPILLILCTLSAMAVIADGVRGLG, encoded by the coding sequence TTGCCCCTGACGCCCCTTGAGCTCTTCCTCGCCTCCCTGCTGGTGGCCACCGGGAGTCTGCTCCAGGGCGCGCTGGGCTTCGGGCTAGCGATCTTCGCGGCCCCGCTGCTGTTCCTGATCGATCCCGCTTTCATACCCGGCCCGGTGCTCTTTGTGGCCATGGTGATCTCGGCGATCATCCTCTGGCGCAACCGTGCCGGGCTGGCGATCGGTGAGCTGGGTGCCGCGGTTGTCGGTCGCATGCCAGGGATGGTGGCGGCGTTCTGGCTGCTCGCGGTGGCCTCGCAGTGGATCCTGTCCCTGATACTCGGTATGGCCGTGCTGCTGGGTGTGGTGGTCAGCCTGCTGCCCGGTGATATCCGCCCCACCCGCAATCGCCTGCTGGGCGCCGGGTTCCTCTCAGGCTTCATGGGCACAGCCACCTCGGTGGGCGGCCCGCCGATGGCGCTACTCTACCAGCACGCCCGCGGGCCGCACATCCGGGCCAATCTGGGGGGGTATTTCCTGGTCGGCTCGGTGGTCTCCCTGTTGGGTATGGTCCTGCTCGGGTATTTCGGCCATGACGAACTGCTGCTCTCCCTGGCGGTGACACCGGCGGCGCTGCTGGGACTGTTGATCTCCGGCTCGATCCTCCACTGGGTGGATGCCGGGCGGATTCGACCGATTCTCCTGATCCTGTGTACGCTATCCGCCATGGCGGTTATCGCGGACGGTGTTCGCGGGCTGGGCTGA
- a CDS encoding methyl-accepting chemotaxis protein: MRIRWKLGTGFGLVIGLAGALGAVAVWQLGTIDDHATELREEVLPELLAARQIEAYVQQSAERWQEYGLTHQPEAAERAAEAHDAAVAQIEQVRAGSHGRMAEFAERAEAAMGAYRDATDATEDAVGRLREERDGLMRSATIALEETQYLLDEQRERVEDAQAADFRAPAGQSAADVRTRRLQDLSRLNEIRVVTGDIHRAALQSLETRDPIRLQGALPGFGQVQVHFSILRANAADEQEQQILEEINDAIIEYQDYATGLAEAQEALAELRHVRAETSEQALGAVVDLANHTAENGERASEGVVGVVREAGATLGIGLFLVGLLAFGIAAWTTRSLTQPLGQLVHGLRDIAEGEGDLTRRVDERRADELGDVGYWFNRLMDRIHGMIVQLSGASRDVTDGVARIAASNAQIESGMTEQSDQTQQVSSAIEEMSSSIHDVSRQTSEAASAAVQAGETAADGRETVQGLVTRMQEVAASVERAGEAVTALGHSGEQIGEIISMIDGIAEQTNLLALNAAIEAARAGEQGRGFAVVADEVRSLSQRTVDATQQVSEALQQIQERTDTAVQGMQQSSGQVNDGLGQAEAAGAALQRIVEKAQSVAENVQSIATAAEQQSNVAAEIAQNVDAVNQVTQQTSGGVNQAAQTAQQLRREAEALQELVQQFKVTEGGPSS; the protein is encoded by the coding sequence ATGCGCATCCGATGGAAGCTCGGTACGGGGTTCGGTCTGGTCATCGGTCTGGCCGGTGCTTTGGGTGCCGTGGCGGTATGGCAGTTGGGGACCATTGACGACCACGCTACGGAGCTCCGCGAGGAGGTGTTGCCCGAGCTGCTGGCGGCACGGCAGATCGAGGCATATGTGCAGCAGAGCGCCGAGCGCTGGCAGGAGTACGGTCTGACCCACCAACCCGAGGCTGCGGAGCGGGCCGCAGAGGCCCACGATGCGGCCGTAGCGCAGATCGAGCAGGTGCGAGCCGGCAGTCACGGGCGCATGGCCGAGTTTGCCGAGCGCGCCGAGGCCGCCATGGGGGCCTACCGCGATGCCACCGATGCCACGGAGGATGCCGTGGGGCGGTTGCGGGAGGAGCGGGACGGGCTGATGCGCTCAGCTACCATCGCCCTGGAAGAGACGCAGTACCTGCTGGATGAGCAGCGTGAGCGGGTCGAGGACGCCCAGGCGGCGGATTTCCGGGCGCCCGCCGGGCAGAGCGCTGCCGACGTACGCACCCGCCGGTTGCAGGATCTCTCGCGCCTGAACGAGATCCGCGTGGTTACCGGGGACATCCACCGTGCCGCCCTGCAGTCTCTGGAAACCCGCGATCCGATACGGCTGCAGGGCGCCCTGCCGGGGTTCGGGCAGGTCCAGGTGCACTTCAGTATCCTGCGCGCCAACGCCGCTGACGAGCAGGAGCAACAGATCCTCGAGGAGATCAACGACGCGATTATCGAGTACCAGGATTACGCCACCGGACTGGCCGAGGCGCAGGAGGCGCTGGCCGAGCTGCGCCATGTGCGGGCCGAGACCAGCGAGCAGGCCCTCGGGGCGGTGGTGGATCTGGCCAATCATACCGCCGAGAATGGCGAGCGGGCCAGTGAGGGGGTCGTCGGCGTGGTCCGCGAGGCCGGGGCGACCCTGGGCATCGGGCTGTTTCTGGTCGGCCTCCTGGCCTTCGGTATCGCGGCGTGGACCACGCGATCACTGACCCAGCCGCTGGGCCAGCTGGTCCATGGCCTGCGCGACATCGCCGAGGGTGAGGGCGACTTGACCCGCCGGGTCGACGAGCGCCGGGCCGATGAACTGGGTGACGTTGGCTATTGGTTCAACCGCCTGATGGATCGGATCCACGGCATGATCGTGCAGCTCTCCGGGGCGAGCCGGGATGTCACCGACGGCGTTGCGCGGATTGCCGCTAGCAATGCCCAGATCGAGTCGGGCATGACCGAGCAGTCGGATCAGACGCAGCAGGTCTCCAGCGCCATCGAGGAGATGTCGAGTTCGATCCACGATGTCTCGCGCCAGACCAGCGAGGCGGCTAGTGCGGCGGTGCAGGCCGGGGAGACGGCCGCCGATGGTCGAGAAACGGTCCAAGGTCTGGTGACCCGGATGCAGGAGGTCGCCGCCAGCGTCGAGCGTGCCGGCGAGGCGGTGACCGCCCTTGGACACAGTGGCGAGCAGATCGGCGAGATCATCTCGATGATCGACGGCATCGCCGAACAGACCAACCTGCTCGCTCTCAATGCTGCCATCGAGGCGGCCCGTGCCGGTGAGCAGGGGCGCGGTTTCGCCGTGGTTGCCGACGAAGTACGCTCCCTGTCCCAGCGGACGGTGGATGCCACACAGCAGGTGTCCGAGGCGCTGCAGCAGATCCAGGAGCGCACCGACACCGCCGTGCAGGGTATGCAGCAGAGTTCCGGGCAGGTCAACGACGGTCTGGGGCAGGCCGAGGCCGCCGGGGCGGCCCTGCAACGAATTGTCGAGAAGGCACAGAGCGTCGCCGAGAACGTGCAGTCCATCGCGACGGCCGCCGAGCAACAGTCGAATGTCGCCGCCGAGATCGCGCAGAATGTGGATGCGGTCAATCAGGTCACCCAGCAGACCAGCGGCGGCGTCAACCAGGCCGCGCAGACCGCCCAGCAGCTGCGGCGTGAGGCCGAGGCCCTGCAGGAGTTGGTGCAGCAGTTCAAGGTGACAGAGGGTGGCCCGTCATCGTGA
- the queA gene encoding tRNA preQ1(34) S-adenosylmethionine ribosyltransferase-isomerase QueA, with protein sequence MTEWRRSDFDYALPERLIAHRPAAQRAASRMLVLRTDSGALADRRFTDLPAYLRAGDLLVLNDTRVIPARLEAAKPTGARVEVLIERVEDPDAGLITCQLRANRTPKPGGRLGLADGVQAEVLEREGRFFRLQLAGLVESLWDYLERVGHVPLPPYIRRPDDDEDRTRYQTVFAARPGAVAAPTAGLHFDDALLERLRADGVGTARVTLHVGAGTFAPVESDDLSAHTMHAEWLEVSAETVAAVNATRERGGRVVAVGTTVVRALESAAADGQLAPYSGETRLFITPGYCFRAVDGLLTNFHLPESTLLMLVSAFGGYESVMAAYRHAVAEEYRFFSYGDAMLLI encoded by the coding sequence GTGACCGAGTGGCGCCGCAGTGACTTTGACTACGCCTTGCCCGAGCGGCTGATCGCCCATCGGCCGGCGGCGCAACGCGCCGCTAGCCGGATGCTGGTGCTGCGCACCGATAGCGGGGCGCTGGCCGATCGGCGCTTCACCGACCTGCCGGCCTATCTGCGCGCCGGGGACCTGCTGGTCCTCAACGACACACGTGTGATCCCGGCCCGGCTCGAGGCGGCCAAGCCCACCGGGGCGCGGGTCGAGGTTTTGATCGAGCGGGTGGAAGATCCGGACGCGGGGCTGATCACTTGTCAGCTGCGTGCCAACCGGACCCCGAAGCCCGGCGGCCGGCTGGGGTTGGCCGACGGGGTGCAGGCCGAGGTGCTCGAGCGCGAGGGCCGCTTCTTCCGTTTGCAGCTGGCTGGGCTGGTCGAAAGCCTGTGGGACTACCTGGAGCGGGTCGGCCACGTGCCGTTGCCGCCGTATATCCGCCGGCCGGACGACGACGAGGATCGCACCCGCTACCAGACCGTTTTCGCCGCCCGCCCGGGGGCCGTCGCCGCGCCGACGGCGGGGCTGCACTTCGATGACGCCCTGCTCGAGCGGTTACGCGCCGACGGGGTGGGGACGGCTCGGGTGACGCTGCACGTGGGTGCCGGGACGTTCGCCCCGGTGGAGAGCGATGATCTGAGTGCCCACACCATGCACGCCGAGTGGCTGGAGGTCAGCGCCGAGACGGTGGCCGCTGTCAACGCTACCCGAGAGCGCGGCGGCCGGGTGGTGGCCGTGGGGACTACGGTGGTGCGGGCCCTGGAGAGTGCCGCGGCGGACGGCCAGCTGGCACCTTACAGTGGCGAGACGCGGCTCTTCATCACTCCGGGGTACTGTTTCCGGGCCGTGGACGGACTGCTCACCAACTTCCACCTGCCCGAGTCGACGCTGCTGATGCTCGTCAGCGCCTTCGGCGGCTACGAATCGGTCATGGCCGCCTACCGTCACGCCGTGGCCGAAGAGTACCGCTTCTTCAGCTACGGCGATGCCATGCTGCTGATCTGA
- a CDS encoding DUF1439 domain-containing protein — protein MRALHGALLALLLMILGGCAQLVSYSVNQDEVQAHLDTRLEALQDVRLQSPLAAFDFSVRTADVTLGPEEAPDRIQLDILGRAGVDLLMGQESAGVALRLRGLPDYEHEDGAIYIRELELVSSRVESRWFNGEVTELVEPVVGLVGEHLERTPVYEIERESATGRVLGRVPAEVRVEPGRLVLRPR, from the coding sequence ATGCGAGCGCTGCATGGTGCGCTGCTCGCGCTGCTGCTCATGATCCTGGGCGGTTGCGCGCAGCTGGTGAGTTATTCGGTCAATCAGGACGAGGTCCAGGCGCACTTGGATACACGCCTGGAAGCCTTGCAGGACGTGCGCCTGCAGAGTCCGCTGGCGGCCTTCGACTTCTCCGTGCGGACGGCCGATGTGACCCTCGGACCGGAAGAGGCGCCGGACCGGATCCAGCTCGATATCCTCGGGCGGGCCGGCGTGGATCTGTTGATGGGGCAGGAATCGGCTGGTGTGGCCCTGCGACTGCGCGGCTTGCCGGACTACGAGCATGAAGACGGGGCCATCTATATCCGGGAGCTGGAGTTGGTGAGCAGCCGGGTGGAGTCGCGTTGGTTCAACGGTGAGGTGACGGAGCTGGTCGAGCCGGTGGTCGGGCTGGTGGGGGAGCACCTGGAGCGGACCCCGGTCTACGAGATCGAGCGCGAGAGCGCCACCGGACGGGTGCTGGGCCGGGTCCCCGCAGAGGTACGGGTCGAGCCGGGCCGTCTGGTCCTCAGGCCGCGCTAA
- a CDS encoding DEAD/DEAH box helicase, with amino-acid sequence MVGKHTEGDQDPVRAVAERLQRRYHERIAGELVLPARPARTASLPEDLAPPVAEALRQRGIEQLYSHQRQAWDRIRAGQHTVVVTPTASGKTLCYNLPVLHEALTGSGKALYLFPTKALAQDQVAELHELNQAGGLGVRAYTFDGDTPGDARKAVRTRGDVVVSNPDMLHQGVLPHHTKWAQLFEQLRYVVVDEMHTYRGVFGSHVANLFRRLRRVCRFYGADPVFIFTSATIANPGELAGRLIGEAGIEAITESGAPAGEKRLLLWNPPVIDPDLGIRASARSQTTRIARLAVRSGLKAILFARSRLMVEVLTKYLKDVFDRDPRRPPRVAAYRGGYLPAERRETERALRGGGVDCVVATSALELGVDIGSLDVAVLNGYPGTIAGTWQRLGRAGRRNRTALGVVVATSEPLDQYMVRNPDFFLGASPEHARIDPDQLLILLDHVRCAAFELPFRQGEQFGGEDLEELLDYLVEQGLLYREGERWHWVADSYPANDVSLRSVSDGNFVVIDTTDGAQRVIAEVDYTAAPMTLYEGAIYMIQARPYQVERLDWEGRKAFVRETRADYYTDAIDYTRLKILERFEGQRGGEAEAAHGEVHLVRRIAGYKKIRYYTHENIGFGDIELPDQEMHTTAAWWTIEPGALEAAFTARHQALDGFLGAAYALHHVAALRLMSEPGDLGRAVGDGDAEWFAVTGPRGRGQIRDASGVERGVEHAERFQPAVFLYDNYPGGVGLSAPLFDQRAAVVADAHELVQGCECGFGCPACVGPVLASEETRGQSPKAAALTVLELLMTGHRAVHLGAGEALQ; translated from the coding sequence GTGGTGGGCAAGCACACAGAGGGTGACCAGGATCCGGTCCGGGCGGTGGCCGAGCGGCTGCAGCGTCGCTACCACGAGCGGATCGCCGGTGAGCTGGTGTTGCCCGCCCGGCCGGCACGCACCGCATCGTTGCCCGAGGACCTTGCCCCGCCCGTGGCCGAGGCGTTGCGACAGCGGGGCATCGAGCAGCTCTATAGCCACCAGCGGCAGGCGTGGGACCGGATCCGCGCCGGCCAGCATACGGTGGTGGTCACCCCGACCGCATCCGGGAAAACGCTCTGCTACAACCTGCCGGTCCTGCACGAGGCGCTAACCGGCAGTGGCAAGGCCCTCTATCTGTTTCCGACCAAGGCCCTGGCCCAGGATCAGGTCGCCGAGCTGCACGAGCTCAACCAGGCCGGCGGGTTGGGCGTACGGGCCTATACCTTCGATGGCGACACGCCCGGGGATGCCCGCAAGGCGGTGCGGACCCGCGGCGACGTCGTCGTCTCCAATCCGGACATGCTCCACCAGGGGGTGCTGCCCCACCACACCAAGTGGGCACAGTTGTTTGAGCAGCTGCGCTACGTGGTGGTCGACGAGATGCACACCTACCGGGGTGTGTTCGGCTCCCACGTCGCCAATCTGTTCCGACGCCTGCGCCGGGTCTGCCGCTTCTACGGCGCTGACCCGGTGTTCATCTTCACCTCGGCGACCATCGCCAACCCCGGGGAGCTGGCCGGACGGCTGATCGGCGAGGCCGGGATCGAGGCGATCACCGAAAGCGGGGCCCCGGCGGGTGAGAAGCGCCTGCTGCTGTGGAACCCGCCGGTGATCGACCCCGACCTGGGCATTCGGGCTTCGGCGCGCTCGCAGACGACACGGATCGCCCGGCTGGCTGTGCGCAGCGGTCTGAAGGCCATCCTCTTCGCGCGCAGCCGCCTGATGGTCGAAGTGCTGACCAAGTACCTCAAGGATGTCTTCGACCGCGATCCGCGCCGGCCTCCGCGGGTGGCCGCCTACCGCGGGGGGTACCTGCCCGCCGAGCGGCGGGAGACCGAGCGGGCCCTGCGGGGTGGCGGTGTCGACTGCGTGGTGGCCACCTCGGCGCTCGAACTCGGGGTGGATATCGGCAGTCTCGATGTGGCCGTGCTCAATGGCTATCCCGGTACCATCGCCGGGACCTGGCAGCGGCTCGGGCGGGCCGGGCGGCGCAATCGCACAGCCCTCGGGGTAGTGGTGGCCACCAGTGAGCCGCTGGATCAGTACATGGTGCGCAATCCGGATTTCTTTCTCGGCGCTTCGCCTGAGCACGCCCGGATCGACCCCGATCAGCTCCTGATCCTCCTCGATCACGTGCGGTGTGCGGCCTTCGAGCTGCCCTTTCGGCAAGGGGAGCAGTTCGGCGGCGAGGATCTCGAAGAGCTGCTCGACTACCTGGTCGAGCAGGGGCTGCTGTACCGGGAGGGGGAGCGGTGGCACTGGGTTGCAGACAGCTACCCGGCCAATGACGTCAGCCTGCGTTCGGTCAGTGACGGCAACTTCGTGGTGATCGATACCACCGACGGCGCCCAGCGGGTGATTGCCGAGGTGGACTACACCGCCGCCCCGATGACCCTCTACGAGGGGGCGATCTACATGATCCAGGCGCGCCCCTATCAGGTGGAGCGCCTCGACTGGGAAGGCCGTAAGGCGTTCGTCCGCGAGACGCGGGCCGATTACTACACCGACGCCATCGATTACACCCGGCTGAAGATCCTGGAACGCTTCGAGGGGCAGCGCGGCGGCGAAGCGGAAGCCGCCCACGGCGAGGTCCACTTGGTCCGGCGCATCGCCGGCTACAAGAAGATTCGCTACTACACGCACGAGAACATCGGCTTCGGGGACATCGAGCTCCCCGACCAGGAGATGCACACCACGGCGGCCTGGTGGACCATCGAGCCCGGCGCCCTGGAGGCGGCCTTTACCGCTCGTCACCAGGCCCTCGACGGGTTCCTCGGTGCGGCCTATGCCCTCCACCACGTGGCCGCCCTGCGCCTGATGTCGGAACCGGGCGATCTGGGCCGGGCGGTCGGCGACGGCGATGCCGAGTGGTTCGCTGTCACCGGCCCTCGCGGTCGCGGCCAGATCCGTGACGCCAGCGGCGTGGAGCGCGGGGTGGAGCATGCGGAGCGTTTCCAGCCGGCGGTTTTCCTCTACGACAACTACCCGGGCGGTGTCGGGCTCTCGGCACCGCTTTTCGATCAGCGCGCCGCGGTGGTTGCCGATGCCCACGAGCTGGTTCAGGGGTGCGAGTGTGGTTTCGGTTGTCCGGCGTGTGTCGGGCCGGTCCTGGCCTCGGAGGAGACCCGGGGGCAGTCGCCCAAGGCGGCGGCGCTGACCGTGCTCGAGCTTTTGATGACCGGCCATCGGGCTGTCCACCTGGGCGCGGGCGAGGCCCTGCAGTAG